In the Pygocentrus nattereri isolate fPygNat1 chromosome 19, fPygNat1.pri, whole genome shotgun sequence genome, one interval contains:
- the rnf126 gene encoding E3 ubiquitin-protein ligase RNF126, whose amino-acid sequence MAEAPLRTCRFFCHRCSEEISPRLPDYTCPRCESGFIEELPEERSAENGSTSTPSTSDQNRPPFENVDQTLFTFPHGYGQFALGIFGEGFDLRAGLPTEDNREAENRREREMASRQRYGARQPRGRHVPRRQGTRHEGVPTLEGIIQQLVNGIIAPTAMPNMGMGPWGMLHSNPMDYAWGANGLDAIITQLLNQFENTGPPPADREKIKSLPTVQITEEHVGAGLECPVCKEDYSEGESVRQLPCNHLFHNDCIVPWLEQHDTCPVCRKSLSGQNTATDPPGLSGMNFSPSSSSSSSSSSPSNENAANNS is encoded by the exons ATGGCGGAAGCTCCCCTACGGACCTGCCGGTTTTTCTGTCACCGATGTTCAGAAGAGATCAGCCCTCGCCTCCCG gattaCACCTGTCCACGGTGTGAATCTGGCTTCATTGAAGAGTTACCAGAGGAGAGAAG TGCAGAGAATGGATCCACATCCACACCCTCCACCAGTGATCAGAACCGTCCCCCATTTGAG aATGTGGACCAGACCTTGTTTACCTTCCCGCATGGCTACGGTCAGTTTGCTCTGGGGATCTTTGGTGAGGGCTTTGATTTGCGGGCAGGGCTGCCCACTGAGGACAACCGTGAGGCAGAGAACCGCAGAGAGCGGGAGATGGCCTCCCGCCAGCGTTACGGAGCCAGACAGCCACGGGGACGCCATGTCCCCCGGAGACAAGGGACGCGGCATGAAGGGGTGCCAACTTTAGAGGG AATAATTCAGCAGTTAGTAAATGGAATCATCGCACCAACAGCTATGCCAAACATGGGCATGGGACCATG GGGAATGCTACATTCAAATCCAATGGACTATGCATGGGGTGCCAATGGATTAGATGCTATTATAACACAG TTATTGAATCAATTTGAAAATACGGGTCCACCtccagcagacagagagaaaatcaaAAGCCTCCCAACAGTTCAGATCACAGAAGAGCACGTGG GTGCTGGTTTAGAATGTCCTGTGTGTAAAGAAGACTACAGCGAGGGGGAGAGCGTTAGGCAACTTCCATGCAATCACCTCTTTCATAATGATTGTATAGTGCCCTGGCTGGAACAG CACGACACGTGTCCAGTATGCAGGAAGAGCCTGAGTGGGCAGAACACAGCCACAGATCCTCCAGGCTTATCAGGAATGAACTTCTCTCCTTCCTCgtcatcctcttcctcttccagtTCCCCCAGCAACGAGAATGCTGCCAACAACTcctaa